The genome window AAGGCTAAGGAAAGTCCTTTATCATTAGGGTCTCCGCTTTCTACTAAGGTAGTAATACCTAAGCCTTTAATAAAGTTGATACTATCGTTTATACCGATTTTTTGCAGCATTTTTACGGCTACGGTATTTACGGAATGTTGAATTCCGGTACGCATGCTGATTAAACCGCGGTAGCGGTTATCATGGTTTACAAAAGTTTTAAGTTTTCCTCCCCCTAGATCATATTGCTGGGGAAAATCATCTAGAACAGTAGCTGGACCATAGCCTTTTTCTACGGCCGGTCCATAAACAGCTACAGGTTTAATTGCTGAGCCGGGTTGTCGAACTGCATCTACGGCCCTGTTAAATTGACGTTCACCTTGCTGATCTCTGCCACCAATTAAAGCCCAAATTCCCCCGGTGTGGGGATCAAGTACCACCATGGCTGATTGAACAATTTGACCTTTTTTACCTGCTGGAAAATTATTAGGATCAGCATAAACTTTTTCTGCTTCAACTTGAGTTTTTGTATCCATAGTAGTGTAAATGCGATAGCCAGCAGTATAAAAAGAGGAGATATCTGCCTCGGTTAATTTCATTTTATCGATAGCTTCACTAATGACGTAATCTATAAAAGATTGATATTGATAATCATTAGGCTGCAGCCCTACTAAATTGAAAGGTTTATCTTTGGCTTTTTCCGCTTCCTCGGAGGAAATAAAGTTTAAACTAACCATTTCGTTAAGTACAAGGGCTCGGCGTTGTTTTGCTTTTTCTGGGTTTTTGTAAGGAGAATATCTACTTGGGGCATTTACCACACCGGCAAGCATCGCGGCTTCGGCTAAATCTAATTCAGAGGCATCTTTTCCAAAATAGACTTGGGAAGCAGTTTGTAAGCTCCAAGCACCTTCCCCATAATAAACATTATTTAAATAGAAGGTAAGAATTTGTTCTTTGGAATATTTAGCTTCTACTTGAAAAGCGATAAAGAGTTCTTGGATTTTACGTCGGATTTTCTTTTCCGGATTTTTAAGAACAGCATTTTTTACAAGTTGTTGAGTAAGTGTACTACCACCTTGGGCCCCATAACCTTTAGTGATATTGGCAATTATCGCTCCACCTAAACGATAAAGATCTAGACCATGATGTTTTTTGAAACGTTGGTCTTCAATGGCGATAATTGCTTGTTTGATTACTTCGGGAATTTCGTTTTGACTAAGTTCCACTCTGTTTTTGGCAGACCTTACAGGTGTAACTTCTTGATCGTCCTTGTCAAAAAGTAGACTAGGTAAATCACCAGTAATATGATTAAGATCATAAGGTGGTAGTGTAGCCAAGGCTCCTACCACTAAACCTAGTCCTAAACCAACAAAAATAAAGGAAGCTAGTAGGACAATTAATAGTAGTAGACGGCTGTATCTAATCTTTTTTTTGCGGCGACGTCTTTTACTACGTGTCATAAAGGGACACCCCCTAATCATGCTTGCCTTATTATAGCATATTCCATAAAAAAGTTTAACTTGAAGTGAGTTGACACTTTTTGAAAATAGATACATATATATTGATTAAAGAGGGGGATACTGGGGGTTGAAAAGTTTTGCGTTGGTATAAGTCCAGATGGGGATTAAAAAGACGGATCTTTATTGCTCCCGGTATAATTATTTTTTTAATTATATTTTTTTTTAGTCTTGCCGGAATCTTTTTATTCCGCCAATTTGAAAACAATTTAAAACCAACTATATTGTCAGTTGCGGAAATAAAGGCTCATAGTATGGCTGTGGAAGCTATGAATCAAGCATTATATGAACAGGTTTTAATAGATACAGAATATGAAGAATTAATAGCCATCCATAAGGATGCTGCACAAAGGGTAACCTTAATGCAGGCCAATACCGTTAAAATTAGCAGGGTACTAACAAAAGCTGCTTTAGAAATAAAGAAGGTCTTAAATTCTTTGGAAACAGATTCATTTCAGATTCCCGTAGGTCAAGCCCTAGATAGTCCCCTTTTGGCTCATTGGGGACCTCAGCTAAAGGTTAAATTAACACCCCTGGGAACCGTACATGTTAATTTCCTTGATGATTTTCAACAGGCCGGTATAAATCAAACCAGACATCTTCTTTATTTACAAATTAAAACTACTATCCAAATTATTATTCCTTTAGCTACTGAAACTATAGATATTTATAATCAAGTTCCCATTGCCGAGACAATAATAGTAGGAGAGGTGCCTGATACTTATCTTGGTTTGGATGCGGGGTTGTTTACAGATTAATAGAAAAATGGATCACTTAAGCAGGGTTTTTTCATTTCTTTATCGAAATATAATGTAAAAAAGGAGTTTTTTATGAGAAAATTACTTGATTTGATCTATGCCGGTTTTAGAGATGATTGGTCTAAATCTTGTCAGGATGCATTTGCAGAGCTTTACGGTGCACCTGCTGGTAGGTATGCCAAAAGGGCGGAAGATTCAGTAACTATTCGGGCCCCGCAGTTTCGTTCTGGTTCTGTTGGGGTTCCTTTTGCGGCCTTAATTGATCCCTCTAATCCGGATTCGGGTGCTTATGGTGGTATGAGTTTTGTTATTTTTCCTGTAGAGGGTCATCCAGCCTTGATTGCTATGGCTATTGGGACTCAAGGGTTAAGCCCTGATGAGGATGTTTTCGCACGTCCAGGGCATGGTCGTAAAGTGGCTGCTATTTGTAAATGGTTAAATAAGGAGTATGGTGCTGGAGAAATGGTTGCTTGGGCTAAGCAGGATCCCGCACGAATTGATTTGGATATACCGGCTAATGTTAAAAAAATGTTCCCGGAATATCAAACCGTGTTTAATCGCTATGGAAGGGTGATTTATGGTTTTTTTGTTCCTGGTTTAAAAAGACAGGCTG of Clostridia bacterium contains these proteins:
- a CDS encoding penicillin-binding protein 1A, whose product is MTRSKRRRRKKKIRYSRLLLLIVLLASFIFVGLGLGLVVGALATLPPYDLNHITGDLPSLLFDKDDQEVTPVRSAKNRVELSQNEIPEVIKQAIIAIEDQRFKKHHGLDLYRLGGAIIANITKGYGAQGGSTLTQQLVKNAVLKNPEKKIRRKIQELFIAFQVEAKYSKEQILTFYLNNVYYGEGAWSLQTASQVYFGKDASELDLAEAAMLAGVVNAPSRYSPYKNPEKAKQRRALVLNEMVSLNFISSEEAEKAKDKPFNLVGLQPNDYQYQSFIDYVISEAIDKMKLTEADISSFYTAGYRIYTTMDTKTQVEAEKVYADPNNFPAGKKGQIVQSAMVVLDPHTGGIWALIGGRDQQGERQFNRAVDAVRQPGSAIKPVAVYGPAVEKGYGPATVLDDFPQQYDLGGGKLKTFVNHDNRYRGLISMRTGIQHSVNTVAVKMLQKIGINDSINFIKGLGITTLVESGDPNDKGLSLA
- the yunB gene encoding sporulation protein YunB, which gives rise to MRWYKSRWGLKRRIFIAPGIIIFLIIFFFSLAGIFLFRQFENNLKPTILSVAEIKAHSMAVEAMNQALYEQVLIDTEYEELIAIHKDAAQRVTLMQANTVKISRVLTKAALEIKKVLNSLETDSFQIPVGQALDSPLLAHWGPQLKVKLTPLGTVHVNFLDDFQQAGINQTRHLLYLQIKTTIQIIIPLATETIDIYNQVPIAETIIVGEVPDTYLGLDAGLFTD